DNA sequence from the Chitinophaga flava genome:
CTGATACTGGCTATCATTACCGGCGCACAGGCAGGCAACCTTAACACCCAGTTTTGGATGAGATTAAGCATTTCCCTGGCCATTTTTGCCGTTATTATCCTCTGGCTGATGCCTATGCTCGGGAGATGGTTTTTCAAGAAAATAAAGGACGATAAGACCTCCCATTTCATCTTTGTGCTGGCGCTTGTATTTGCTGCCGCATTTCTGGCCGAACTGGCCGGCGTAGAAGGTATTATCGGCGCGTTTCTGGCCGGACTGGCGCTCAACCAGCTGATACCGCATACCTCGCCTTTAATGAACCGGATTGAATTTGTAGGCAACGCCCTGTTCATCCCCTTCTTCCTGATCAGCGTAGGTATGCTGGTAGACCTCCGGGTACTGCTCAAAGGTCCTACCGCCCTGATGATAGCCGGAGCACTCACCATTATGGCACTCTGCAGCAAATGGTTCGCTGCATTTTTTACACAGCTCATTTTTAAATACAGTCCTACCCAACGGAATGTCATATTCGGCCTCAGCAGCGCCCACGCGGCCGCCACTATCGCCGTTATCCTCATTGGTTTTAACATGGGCATCGTGGATGAAAATGTACTCAACGGCACCGTAGTACTCATCCTCATCACCTGCCTCGTAGGCTCTTTCGTAACAGAAAGCGCCGGCCGTAAACTGGCACTGCAGGAAGCAGAACAACAACCTGAACTACCCGACCAGCCCGAACGTATATTGGTGCCCGTAGCCAATCCAGAACGTATCGAAGCCCTGCTCGACTTCGCCGTTATGATCAAGGATACCCACACCACCACGCCCATCTACCCCCTGGCCGTAGTTCAGGATAATGAAGAAGCCCGCGAGAAAATCCATCTCACCAACAAAATGATGGAAAAAGCGATCATTCATGCCGCCGCCACCGAAAGCAATGTACAGGTGGTAACAAGAATAGACCTTAACGTATCTGATGGTATCGCCCGCGCAGCAAAAGAACTCATGATCAGCGATGTGGTATTGGGATGGACCGACAAAACCAGCACCACCGACCGCTGGTTTGGCACCATCTTCGGCACCACCATGGACAACGTTTTACAAAGTGTATGGGAAACCGTATATGTCTGTAACTTCCTCCATCCACTCAGTACCACCAAAAAAATGGTGCTGGTACTGCCCCCTAATACCGAGTACGAACTGGGCTTCCTCCACTACCTGCAAAAAATGTTCATGCTCGCCAAACAGGCCGGCGCCAAACTGCTGGTATTCTGCAACGGACGAACCCAATCACTCATGGAAGAATTTAAAGTCCAGTCAAAAATGAGTGTGGAAATTGCCTACAAACAATTTGATACGATAGAAGATTTCCTCATCCTCTCCCGTGAAGTGACCCGC
Encoded proteins:
- a CDS encoding cation:proton antiporter, which encodes MVNSLVLLMDTHLPLKDPVPIFSLVLFIILLAPIILRKFRIPSIIGLILAGMLIGDHGFGIIEKGSIDLFGKAGLLYIMFLAGLELDMTEFRKNRYRSMVFGALTFFIPLLLGFVVCTYVLHFNFKATLLVSSMFATHTLVAYPLASRLGITKNEAVTVAVGGTIITDTAVLLILAIITGAQAGNLNTQFWMRLSISLAIFAVIILWLMPMLGRWFFKKIKDDKTSHFIFVLALVFAAAFLAELAGVEGIIGAFLAGLALNQLIPHTSPLMNRIEFVGNALFIPFFLISVGMLVDLRVLLKGPTALMIAGALTIMALCSKWFAAFFTQLIFKYSPTQRNVIFGLSSAHAAATIAVILIGFNMGIVDENVLNGTVVLILITCLVGSFVTESAGRKLALQEAEQQPELPDQPERILVPVANPERIEALLDFAVMIKDTHTTTPIYPLAVVQDNEEAREKIHLTNKMMEKAIIHAAATESNVQVVTRIDLNVSDGIARAAKELMISDVVLGWTDKTSTTDRWFGTIFGTTMDNVLQSVWETVYVCNFLHPLSTTKKMVLVLPPNTEYELGFLHYLQKMFMLAKQAGAKLLVFCNGRTQSLMEEFKVQSKMSVEIAYKQFDTIEDFLILSREVTRDDLVVVVTARKGTLSYHAYMEGIPAKVSRHFKDNNVILLYPEQTEIDYLEAGLQPEDLTLAPIQEQLANLNKLGKAFRRIFKGPKNKN